CGGATGCTGCGTCGAGGAGAAGATGGTCTTCGGCGAGATGAAGCGGATCCCCCTACCGGTCGGCGCCAAGGCCAAGGCGGAGATCCAGCCGCAGGGCGGGTTCGACCTGGGGGAGGGCAAGGGCAAGAGGATCGAGGCCACCCTCGACGGCGGCCTGGTCGGCGTCGTCATCGACGGCCGCGGCCGGCCCCTCGAACTCCCCCAGAATGACCGCGAGCGGGTGGCCAAACTGACCAGGTGGATCGAAGCCCTGAACGTCTATCCGACCGAGTTCATCCAGCGGTACCAGGCCGAGAGCCCGGTTCGGGCGAAGGCCGCGGCGGCCGGCGGCGAGAAGGGGGGCGACCGGGGTGGCCTCTTCGGCAGACTCGGGCGCCGGTAACCCCAACGCCCGCTATCCCGTGACCATCGTCCGCAAGCACCGGAAGCTCCCGTTGCCCGGTGAGGTCCTGGCCAAGGTGGGCGACCCGGTCGATCCCGAGACCATCGTCGCCAAGATCAGCCTCAAGCCCGGCATCCCCTGGGTCATCCCGGTGGCCCGCCTGCTCGGCATCGAGACCTGCGTCCTGCCCACGGCCATGTTGAGGAAGGTCGGCGAGCGGGTCAAGATGAAGGAAGTCATCGCCCGGGCTGAGCGTGGCATATACGGGCGCAAGGAGTATGAGGCCCCGACCGACGGGGTGATCGAAGACATCTCGGAGAAGTCCGGCCGAGTGGTCATCCGGGAGGAGTTTGGGAAGGAGGAACCCCCGGTCAGCTTCGACGCCGCCTACGAGCTCCAGTGCAAGCCGCGCGACCTGCCCAAGTTCATGCTGAAGAAGATCGGTGACGAGGTCAAGCGCGGGCAGTTCGTCGCCAAGAAGGGCGAGGCCCAGGCCTTCTTCACCAAGACGGCCAGGACCCCTATCTCCGGGATCATCTCCGAGGTCAATGACCAGACCGGCTACGTGACCATCTCCCGCCCCTTCAAGGAGGTCGTCGTCAAGGGCTACTTCCGGGGGACGGTCAGAGAGGTCATCCCGGCGCGCGGGGTCGTCGTCGAGGCGGCGGCCGTCCGGTTGACGGGCATCTTCGGGGTCGGCCGGGAGACCCACGGCGACCTCAAGGGGCTCTGCGGTTCGCCCGACGAAACCCTGACCGAGACGATGATCACCCCTGAGTGCGAGGGGAAGATCGTCATCGGCGGCGCCTTCGCCACCAACGAGGCCCTCAAGAAGGCGGTCGACCTGGGGGTCAAAGGGGTCATTACCGGGACCGCCAATTACCTCAACATCGTCAAGTCGCTCGGGGTCAAGCTCGGCGTGGGGATCACCGGTCAGGAGGATATCCCGACCACGGTCATCCTGATGGAGGGCTTCGGCCGGCTCGGCATGCACGAGGAAGCCTGGAACGTCCTGAAGAACCTCGAGGGCCGGCACGCCTCGATCAACGGGGCTACCCAGATCCGGGCCGGGGCCATCCGCCCCGAGGTCATCGTCCCTTTCCCCGACTGGACCGGCGAGGTCATCGCGGCCAAGGTCGTCGACGAGGACCTCTGTCTCGGGCAGTTGGTCAGGGTGATCAACGCCCCCTATTTCGGCCGACTCGGCCGGATCACGGCCATCCCCCGTGAATCGCGGGTGGTCGAGACCGAGGCCAAGGTCCCCGTGGTCGAGCTGGAGCTGGAGGCCTGCCGGGAGAAGGTGATCGTCCCGCGGGCCAACGTCGAGGTCTTCTGAGTCTGGGCGCCCGGCGCCGACTAGGCCCCTCGCCCCGGTGAGATGCTTACCCAAAGGCATCGAACAGGGGGCGCGGAGATGAATGAGAAGGACGGCGACCAACGGGTCATCGAGGACGCGGCCAGGCTGATTCAGCGTCTCGGGTTGATCACCCCGGCCGTGCTCTACGGGGAGGCCTTCAAACCGTTATCGTGGCTCGGTTCCCAGTGGGTCCACTTTCTGGGACCGATGGCCGCGCCGGTCTTCGGTCTCGACCGGGTCGAGGCTTACGGTCACCTCCTCGAAGACCGGGGCAACGTGGAACGACTGCTCGCCCGGCTCGAGGCGCTGGCCGCCGAGGAGGACGCGACCGGCCGGCGGCAGGCTCCAAAGCAGGTACCGAAACAGGAATGACAGAGTCCACCGGAGAGGTGATAGGATGAGGCCGGATAGATCGGTACCCGGCCCGCTGACGCCGGTCTTGGAGATCACGCCGGAACGGCGGGACGAGATCATCGAATGGGCCGCGCAACAGATTCACAAGCGCGGTCTGACCACGGCGGCCGTCTTTTTCATCGAGATGAACCGCCCCATCACCTACGTGGGCAGCCAGGCGGTGCACTTCTTCGCCCCATTCGTCAACACCATCTTCGACAACCGGTTGGCCACTGAGATTGGCCACCTGATGTCCGAGCGCAAGAACATCGACCGGCTGATCAACCGCCTCGAAGACCTCATTCACGAGGACGATGTGGCGGCCCTGAAGGCCAAGAAGAAGGCCCGCGCGGAGGCCCGCGGCCGGGCTCAAGGCGGTCCGGAGGCCGCCCGCGGCCCGGTCGAGCCCGCAAGCCCCGGCGGTATCCGGGGCGCAATCGGCCGGCTTTTCCGCCGGAAGTAACCTGACAGCCCAGCGCAGCTGGGCTTTCAGTCTATAGTCAAGGGCTATTACGTCACCTTCACCGGATTCGTGGTGGATCCGTGGGTGCCCCGCATGGTTTACATAAAGAGGAGGAGGGCCATGTCCGAGCACACCCAGGGGGCCAAGTTCCAACTCGGCCGGGAGATCAACTCGGTCCTGGCGACCGATTGTGGAAGCACGACGACCAAGGCCATCCTCATCGACAAGGTCGACGGGGAGTACCGCCTGATCGTCCGTGGCGAGGCCCCGACCACCGTGGAGAAGCCCTTCGAAGATGTCACCGCCGGAGCCAGGAACGCCATCCGGGAAGTCGAGGAGCTGACCGGCCGTCGCCTCCTTGATGACAAAGGGGTCATCACTCCCCGCCAGAAAGACGGTTCCGGCGTTGACCTCTACCTGTCGACCTCCAGCGCCGGCGGCGGTCTGCAGATGATGGTCGCCGGGGTGGTCAAGATCATGACCGCCGAGAGCGCCCAGCGGGCGGCCCTGGGGGCGGGGGCCATCGTCATGGACGTCATTTCCATCGACGATGGCCGGCTGCCCTACCAGAGGATCCAACGGATTAGGCACCTCCGGCCGGATATGATCCTTCTCTCCGGCGGGATCGACGGCGGGACGATCACCCACGTCGCCCAGATCGCCGAGCTGATCTCGGCGGCCGAGCCCAAGCCGCGCCTGGGGATCGGCTTCAAGCTCCCGGTGATCTACGCGGGGAATAAGGACGCCCGCGGCTACGTGACCAAGATCCTCGGGGCCAAGACCGACCTGCGGATGGTCGACAACCTTCGGCCGGTCCTCGAGAAGGAGGTCCTCGGCCCGGCCCGCGAGGAGATTCACCGGCTCTTCATGGAGCACGTGATGGCCCAGGCCCCGGGTTACGACAAGCTGATGAAGTGGACCCCGGTGCCGATCATGCCCACCCCCGGGGCGGTCGGGCTGGGGATGCAGAACGCGGCCAAGGAACACAAGATCACCGTGGTCGGGGTGGACATCGGCGGGGCGACCACCGACGTCTTCTCCGTCTTTGGCGAGGACTACGAGTTGTTCAACCGGACCGTCTCGGCGAACCTCGGGATGAGCTATTCCATCTGCAACGTCCTCCTCGAGGCCGGCGTGCCCAACATCATGCGCTGGGTGCCCTTCGACATCAGCGAGGCGGACCTCAGGAACCGCATCCGGAACAAGATGATCAGGCCGACGACCATCCCCCAGACCCTCGACGAGCTCATCATCGAGCAGGCCATCTCCCGCGAGGCCCTGCGCCTGGCCTTCATCCATCACAAGAGCCTGGCGGTGGGCCTACGCGGCATCCAGCAGATCCGCGACATCGGGTCGGCCCTCGACCAGACGGGCACCGGCCAGTCCCTGATCGACCTGATGAAGCTGGGCATGCTCATCGGCTCGGGGGGCGTCCTGTCCCACGCCCCGCGCCGGGTCCAGGCCGCCCTGATGCTCCTCGACGCCTTCCAGCCAGAAGGCCTCACTCAGCTGGCGGTGGACTCCATCTTCATGATGCCACAGCTCGGCGTCCTCTCCACGGTCCACCCGCAGGCCGCCGCGCAGGTCTTTGGCCGCGATTGCCTGGTCCGTCTGGGGACGGCCATCGCCCCGGTCGGGCCGGGTCGCGAGGGTGAGCCGGCGCTGACGGTCAAGGTCCGCCTCCCGGACGGCCGGACGATCACCGAGGAGGTCGCCTACGGGCAGATCACGGCCATCCCCCTGGAGGAGGGCAGGCCGGCCGAGGTGGAGGTCCACCCGGGTCGCTCCTTCGACGTCGGGGCCGGGCGCGGTCGGAGCCTGTCCCAGAACCTGCTCGGCGGGGTGGTCGGGCTGATTATCGACGCCCGCGGGCGCCAGCCCTTTGGCCTTCCGGGCGACCCGGGCCTTCGGAAGCGGAAGCTCCTCGAGTGGATCGACCGCCTCGACGTCTATCCCCGGGAGATCCTGGCCCGGTACCGCCAGAAGTAGGGGGGAGGGGAGAAACCATGGCCCACGCCTACACTCCAGGGTTGAAGGTCACTGAACAGACCGTCGTTCAGAAGGTCCGTCGCCTCCCGCTCCTCGGCGAGGTCCTGGTCAAGGTCGGCGATCTGGTCGAGCCCGAGGACGTGGTGGCCAAGACCGACCTTCCGGGTAACCCCGTCTCGGTCAACGTCGCCCACGACCTGGCCATCGAGCCGGAGGACGTCCCGGCGCGGATGCTCAAGAAGGTCGGTGACAAGCTTCAGAGGGGCGAGGTCATCGCCAAGTCGGCGTCATTCTTCGGTCTCTCCAAGCGGGAATTGAAGTCGCCCATCGACGGCACGGTCGAACTCATCTCCGGGGTGACCGGGCAGGTGACCCTCCGCGAGCCGCCCATCCCGGTGCAGGTGAGGGCCTACATCAAGGGCAAGGTGGTCGAGGTCCTCCCCCGCGAGGGGGTGGTGGTCGAGGCCGCTGGGGCCTTCATCCAGGGGATCTTCGGCGTCGGCGGCGAGACCCGGGGCCAGATCAAGCTGCTCGGCAAGTCTCCGACCGACGTCCTCGACGCGTCGGCGGTGACCCCCGAGCACCGGGGAAAGATCATCGTCGGCGGTTCGCTGGTCACCGGCCCAGCTCTGAAGCGAGCCATCGAGGTCGGGGTGGCCGGGGTCGTCGCCGGTGGGATCATCGACTCCGACCTCGTCTCCCTGCTCGGCTACGACATCGGGGTGGCCATCACCGGTCACGAGGACATCCCCATCACCGTCATCGTCAGCGAGGGCTTCGGCCAGATCAAGATGGCCGACAAGACCTTCAAGCTGTTCCAGGCCTTGGACGGGGAGACGGCCTCGATCAACGGGGCGACCCAGATCCGCGCCGGCGTGATGCGGCCGGAGCTCATCGCCCCCGGGCACAAGCCGGTCGGCCGGGTGGCCGCCGACGAGGTCCAAAAGGGGTTGGTCCCCGGGACCCTCGTCCGGGTCATCCGCGAGCCCTATTTCGGGCTCCTGGCCCGGGTCGTCGACTTGCCGCCCGAGCTCCAGCTGATCGAGACCGAGGCCAAGGTGAGGATCCTCCGCTGCCGCCTGGAGGACGGGCGGGTGGTCACCGTCCCCCGGGCCAACGTGGAGATCATCGAGGGATGACGAAGAGGGCCGCGTCGGCTGAGACGCGACCCTCTTCTCTGCAGTGGCGACAAACCGTTTGACTGACTGCTCA
Above is a window of Bacillota bacterium DNA encoding:
- a CDS encoding glutamate mutase L; translated protein: MSEHTQGAKFQLGREINSVLATDCGSTTTKAILIDKVDGEYRLIVRGEAPTTVEKPFEDVTAGARNAIREVEELTGRRLLDDKGVITPRQKDGSGVDLYLSTSSAGGGLQMMVAGVVKIMTAESAQRAALGAGAIVMDVISIDDGRLPYQRIQRIRHLRPDMILLSGGIDGGTITHVAQIAELISAAEPKPRLGIGFKLPVIYAGNKDARGYVTKILGAKTDLRMVDNLRPVLEKEVLGPAREEIHRLFMEHVMAQAPGYDKLMKWTPVPIMPTPGAVGLGMQNAAKEHKITVVGVDIGGATTDVFSVFGEDYELFNRTVSANLGMSYSICNVLLEAGVPNIMRWVPFDISEADLRNRIRNKMIRPTTIPQTLDELIIEQAISREALRLAFIHHKSLAVGLRGIQQIRDIGSALDQTGTGQSLIDLMKLGMLIGSGGVLSHAPRRVQAALMLLDAFQPEGLTQLAVDSIFMMPQLGVLSTVHPQAAAQVFGRDCLVRLGTAIAPVGPGREGEPALTVKVRLPDGRTITEEVAYGQITAIPLEEGRPAEVEVHPGRSFDVGAGRGRSLSQNLLGGVVGLIIDARGRQPFGLPGDPGLRKRKLLEWIDRLDVYPREILARYRQK